Below is a window of Leuconostoc gasicomitatum LMG 18811 DNA.
CCAATTGGTAATTCCCCAAGTTCCAATGACATGTATCTGATATCCCAACATCTGCTGCCGTAACCGGATCAATGCCTATGTTCGCCAAACGAAATAAGACAATACCAAATGCAATTATAACAGTGCCGACAATAGATAAACCAAGACGAAGAGAAAATACCCCTAATTTTTTATTGAACAAATTTTTCCCTCAACTTACTATTTGTAGGTGAATTATAAATGTTGTACTCAAACTTGTCAATAAATTATATCGTTATTGAAAAAGGCTACTTGCCATTTCACAACAGCGTTTATCCACTTTAGCCTTAAGTTATTCGTCTTTCAGCAGATCAAACAAATGATTATTTTATGTTGTTGTTGATTGCGTCGACAATTTTTTCAGCATTGTCTGCTCCTAGAATCAAGCGGTTAAATTTTTCGTTACGCAACTGAATCACGATTGGTTTAGCCTCTTTTTTTATGTTGAAAAAAACTTTTTTCACCATTTTTATCATAACTACCAGCCCAGTATCCCGGTAAAGCAGTTCCAAGATTTCGAAATCCCTTATTTTCATTTAATATACCCATATCAATTGAAGCACCAACTACATTTTGCCAAGGAATTTCCAGTTTTGATTTAAACGATGCTATTTTATCTATTCCTTGCGGGATGACAATTAACATTTGATTGGTTATCTCGATTTTATTTTCCATTATCTTTACCTCATTTCATTATTCCACTATTTTTTAACAGCACAAACCCCAGTTGTTTGGCAATTTCTTCATGCTGATTGTCTAAATACCACGTTTCAACTATGTCAAAAACTTTTTTATTTCGTGCCGTTACTTCTAGCATCGCTACTATCAGTAATCCCCATTTCAAATCATCTTCTCCTGTTTTTAAACATAGTTCCAATGTGGCGACAAACATGCCGAGTTTACTTCCGAAAGTCCCATAAAGACTTCCTCTGAGAAGACCAGTTTTCTCAACAATATCGTCTAGAGAGGTGCCGTTGTACCCTCGACTCACGAATAACTGCGCAATTTTTATGAGAACATCATTCGTGTTAAAACTTTTATTTTTACCCATAAACAAAGTATATATTTATTTGACTGTTTAGTCAAATAAATATAATTGTGTTTCCCATGATTTGGAAAAATAAAAACGCCCTTATGAAAACAGTTTAAATAATAAACCTGTTTTCATAAGGGCGTGTATCAATCACATATTTCCCAAATTCAATGAGTTGTGATAGTTAGAATTGACCCCTGAAAGCTTTTGAGTCACTTTGACTCATTCTGATGTCAATAATATCACCAGCTCGTAAAACTAAATCACCTTTCGGTATTAATAAGTTATCAGATCTTTTAACCAGTGTAATTAAGCTATTAGGCACTAATTTCAAGTCTCGTATTTGTTGATCTTCCATAATCCCACCTGCTAAAACTGATATTTCTATGGTGGTCATGTCAGATGATGTCATGCCTTGCTTGCTTCTTTTTAGTAATCTTTCCAGCAGAGACTCATAAATTGGGGCACCATTCAGTAAGTCAACAATTAAATACGCAACTAAACTGACTAATGCTAAGGGCAAGATATGAGTTATGCTGCCTACCATTTCAATAATAAGAATGATTGCTGTAAATGGCGCTTTACCAATACAAGCAAAATAACCAGCCATACCGATAACAACAAAATTCAAAATATAAGACGTAGGCATGAGATTAAAATACACAAACAAATTGGCAAACAAGGCACCGCTCAATGCGCCTAACGTTAGGATAGGTAAAAATATACCACCTGGTAGCCCAGACCCATAACTAATCATAGAAAAAATAAATCGTACCATTAGCATCACTAAAAGCACCTTAACATTCATTGGTGTGTCTTTTAAAGATAAAATCAGACTGTTACCGCCACCTAGTAGATTTGGCCAAAAAATACCGACTGGCATTAATAACATGAAAGGTATGATACCATAAAAATATTTTGGTATTTTTAATCTAGCGTACGTTGCCAAACTAAACAGCAATACTTTTTGATATAAAAATCCAAACAAACCTAATGCTATACCAAATATTAACAGTAACCAATATAACCTCACGGGAAAAATATTTAAATGACCAACAGCTAAGACTGGTGTCTGACCAAACATAACTGTTGAAACAAAATCAGCAACTGTTGCACCAGTCAAAGCGCCTACCCAAACAAATGGTGAGATACTGTGATAAACTTCCTCTAATACAAACATTACACCGGCTAGTGGTGCATTAAATGCAGCGGATAAGCCTGCGGCTGCGCCACTTGCAATCAAACTTTTTGTTTTATTGTGGCTCAATTGCCGGTATTTTGCAATACCCTGACCGATTGAAGCGCCTAATTGTATAGATGGCCCCTCTCGCCCTAACATTAAACCACTACCAATAGCCAGAATACCTGCCACAAATTTACGCCAAAGCGTAGACCACCACTTAACAGTCAATTCGCCCATTAACAGACCTTCGACTTGCGGTATGCCAGAACCGGAAATATTTGGTTCTCTTTTTAACAACCAGGATACGAAAAATAAGCACAACACATTTAATATGATAACAATGATTAGCGCTTGAAAATTACCATGACCAATACTCACATATAAAGACTGAAAATATGATAAGGATTTTTCAATCGACAATCTAAATAAACTAACTACTAATCCTGTAAAAAAACCTATAACTGCACCGTACAAAACAATGGCAAGTTTAGAAGTATTAAAATGAAATCTTTTTTTTAACATAGCATTAGTGTACAACAAAATGAGATGTTACTTCAACTTCATTTTTCTATTCGTGCCATTGCTCGCTTTCTTATTCATTCGCCAGCAACGATTTTTCATGAGATTAAATGCTCAACATCTTATATTGACTTAATTGTTTCATAAAAAACTTGTCAAAAATAAATTCAGTGTGTATAATTCCATTATATTGAATTTAATTTCATAAAGTAAATAAGAGGGCGCTAATGATTGGAAAACGAGTTGGAGAAAACTTGAAAAAGGTACGTATTGAAAAAAATATGACTTTAGATAATGTTGCAGAAATGACCGATGTCAGTAAACCAACACTGCATAATATTGAAACTGGCAAAACTTCACCATCAATTGATAATCTTTGGAAAATTTCGAGTGGTTTAGGTATTCCTATTAATTATTTTTTTTCAAAGGCTGGCATTGATTTTGAACTTGTCAAGCAATCCGATTTACATCCGATTGCTACTGAGAATATAGGTGTCACGATTCAAGCAACATTTAATACCTCTGTAAATGATAATTTCGAAATTTTCAAGATTTCCCTTAGTGGTCAGGCAGAAAGATATTCAGAACCACATGTTGATAACACAATTGAAATGCTAATCGTAGCAAGGGGTGCGTTAACAATTGTTGTTAACGATGAAAGCCATACGATTCAAGCGGGAGAATTGGCTAAATTTGATGCACAAGTGGGCCACCGATATATCAATCAAGAAGCAGACGACTGTGAATTCTATTGTATTATGCTGTATGACAATACACGATAAAGTGAGGTATTTATGATGATTGCTAAAATATTAAAGGCCCCTAATTTTATTGGTATTGTGTCGGCATTTTTCTTTTCGTTGACTTTCGTTCTGAATGAATTGATGGCAAAAAGTACTGGCTCATGGATTTGGTCTGCAATATTGAGATACTTATGGATGATGCCCCTGCTATTACTGATTCATTTTTTATTTAGTGATAGTTTCTCAATAAAACACGTCATTAAACGCATCAAATTAAACAAAATGCAGTGGCTTATAGGTAGCCATCTGTGCTTCGTTTTGTTTTACGTACCACTTTGTTTTGCTAATAGTATATTTCCAGGTTGGCTTACTGCAAGTATGTGGCAAATTACTATCGTGTTGGGGGTTCTTATTTCACCCTTAGTTAACACGACAAAAAACAGCAGGTATAGAATTCCTCGACAAAAAATCCCACTATCAATTTTGCCATGGCTATTTTTAATACTTATTGGTGTCGCTTTAACCGTATTAAACTACTTAATGGTTGACGGTGTGATTCTAAACTTTGGTATTGCGCTAGTTATGATGTTTGTAGCTGCTATCAGTTATCCGATGGGTAATAGGATGGTGATGCCTGTCAGTGCTTCCCTAAATGGGTTCGAGAGATTATTTGGTATGCTAGTTTGTACTTACCCCACATGGTTATGCCTATCCGTAGGGACTTATATTAAGTTCGGCGGACCATCTTTTGGTCAAGTGGAAACAACATTTCTAGTCGCTCTTTTTTCCGGTGTGATAGCAACAGGTCTATTCTTCCATGCAACTTCACTAGTCATGACCGATATGAAAAAACTAGCAAATATTGAGTCAACCCAATCAATGGAAATCATATTTTCAATATTGCTAGGGATTATAATTTTAGGCAATAGTTTGCCAAACTTTGTTATAGTACTTGGTATAGTTATTATTATTCTTGGTATTTATGGCGGTAATATGAATCGGTAGCGTCGTAATTAACATTATTTCATATTTTTAATTGTTTAGTATATTTAAAAAATAGATAATTCTCATGACTATTTATTAAGCTATACAATACAATCTAAGACGTCAGTAATGTTGAAATAAGATACCCTCTTATTGGTAAATTCATACGACTAACAGCCAGACAAACAATACATTGTACACAATACCTTTAATACTCATAACAAAACGCGATCCAAAATATTTTGGATCGCGTTTTTTTAGAAGCTATACTTGTTGTCGCTAGTTTCTTTAATGTATGTTGACGTTAGTCCCTCATCCTCAAGGAATTCACGGAATGGCACTAATTCTTGTGCTTCGTATCTTTCTTTATAAGCATTAACAACGTCTTCACTGTACAAGCTAGTATCCAACTTCAATGTTTCTACAGGTATTGGACGGTCCTTAGTGATTTTTGCATCAATAACAACAACTCGTCCTTGATTATAGTAGTCGACTGCCTCTTTCATAATACGGTCAATATCTTCAATGCGGTTTACAGTCAAACCAACAGCACCCTGTGCTTCGGCAATTTTAGCATAATCAACATCAGTAAAGTCAACGCCAAAGTTATACGTGTTTGTATCTTCATACTTGTTCTTGATGAAACCATATTCAGTATTTGTGAAG
It encodes the following:
- a CDS encoding TetR/AcrR family transcriptional regulator; translation: MGKNKSFNTNDVLIKIAQLFVSRGYNGTSLDDIVEKTGLLRGSLYGTFGSKLGMFVATLELCLKTGEDDLKWGLLIVAMLEVTARNKKVFDIVETWYLDNQHEEIAKQLGFVLLKNSGIMK
- a CDS encoding ClC family H(+)/Cl(-) exchange transporter translates to MLKKRFHFNTSKLAIVLYGAVIGFFTGLVVSLFRLSIEKSLSYFQSLYVSIGHGNFQALIIVIILNVLCLFFVSWLLKREPNISGSGIPQVEGLLMGELTVKWWSTLWRKFVAGILAIGSGLMLGREGPSIQLGASIGQGIAKYRQLSHNKTKSLIASGAAAGLSAAFNAPLAGVMFVLEEVYHSISPFVWVGALTGATVADFVSTVMFGQTPVLAVGHLNIFPVRLYWLLLIFGIALGLFGFLYQKVLLFSLATYARLKIPKYFYGIIPFMLLMPVGIFWPNLLGGGNSLILSLKDTPMNVKVLLVMLMVRFIFSMISYGSGLPGGIFLPILTLGALSGALFANLFVYFNLMPTSYILNFVVIGMAGYFACIGKAPFTAIILIIEMVGSITHILPLALVSLVAYLIVDLLNGAPIYESLLERLLKRSKQGMTSSDMTTIEISVLAGGIMEDQQIRDLKLVPNSLITLVKRSDNLLIPKGDLVLRAGDIIDIRMSQSDSKAFRGQF
- a CDS encoding helix-turn-helix domain-containing protein translates to MIGKRVGENLKKVRIEKNMTLDNVAEMTDVSKPTLHNIETGKTSPSIDNLWKISSGLGIPINYFFSKAGIDFELVKQSDLHPIATENIGVTIQATFNTSVNDNFEIFKISLSGQAERYSEPHVDNTIEMLIVARGALTIVVNDESHTIQAGELAKFDAQVGHRYINQEADDCEFYCIMLYDNTR
- a CDS encoding multidrug resistance efflux transporter family protein; protein product: MMIAKILKAPNFIGIVSAFFFSLTFVLNELMAKSTGSWIWSAILRYLWMMPLLLLIHFLFSDSFSIKHVIKRIKLNKMQWLIGSHLCFVLFYVPLCFANSIFPGWLTASMWQITIVLGVLISPLVNTTKNSRYRIPRQKIPLSILPWLFLILIGVALTVLNYLMVDGVILNFGIALVMMFVAAISYPMGNRMVMPVSASLNGFERLFGMLVCTYPTWLCLSVGTYIKFGGPSFGQVETTFLVALFSGVIATGLFFHATSLVMTDMKKLANIESTQSMEIIFSILLGIIILGNSLPNFVIVLGIVIIILGIYGGNMNR